A stretch of Pangasianodon hypophthalmus isolate fPanHyp1 chromosome 9, fPanHyp1.pri, whole genome shotgun sequence DNA encodes these proteins:
- the plxnc1 gene encoding plexin-C1 gives MRTALLGIFILLKGAICAFEYNFNGVIRHFAVGNGKVFVATDSQLHQMRHDLVEEKVKDISNTTHPNAVNILLPFEANGTLITCGTSDCGYCEVLNITDITRTIYRETDLPVGPHVNESSVAFLVDYTTGNSKGTYMLVGREDHDKKPKSGACAVDSGVLLRNTLQTQPGEIFSKGSSVPTDAYIKIPDVKWVDGFQVSSQFQSYLFANNISSGETKVFFLKMDNRERKTEITKSLKVAALHCCEDLDRQKLVSSAFIWSDSSLLWMGIFTAESPHHPENTALAIYNITDSRPENPPAQITCNPSCGQQDTSAVVNPLAVVFKHSSMTSVAAKRKGSWIVLYIGTANGQLIKLVLDTDYRSGCAKVLYRSDDDRMVFPKMYFDPVEHNYIYIALRNQIKRVAVTQCGTYDTFRTCIGSMDPFCGWCGVTNRCCMQEECKQSPWISISKDSKELISFRVAMIPGQISLNLHLHLDTTESLPLTCTFKAGIVDLCNTSGPVAHVPSCSCSFPEKHLSSDRLKVTVTVTISSQTFTESLTLRSCPNITENTPSDAQCVACVSAGCYWDSSSRKCTWNSVSALYVHTQDICKESSSERNYMPEILSLWPNEVSFHGKNNAVIKGKNLELVVKIRFQGFMDCSLKETPVLERSNDTLKFHIPSGNKETVRVCVVTADGRCHSHATVTYSSLPTCTELRPGVTWSSGERKILVLGSHLEFVDAVTILTSSKEIILNSDNKTFWFHTHNQRELRDAGPFSVSLRVGNSSVDCVGNLSYHPDPEFTSFTTSNVVNDVLVNIQKKEDKLNLSEEDLKVWGLQEEKQFECKIEKVKSSVVICKISGEKEGEIKVDSLRIGLGSVTKIVQMAHDGMKYLYTLVALIVLILLGAVAGVFIHRKSQQQMNAQMNEHLEMLENDIRNVIRQGFVDLQTESSDLVENVGAIPYLDYKHFALKIFFPEGGPLANQMIKEIGQDAVKAEMDERCQAFSALIRDQTFITCFVRALEEQKSFGVKDKCTVASLLTVALHSDLPYLTQLMEKLLQSLMDQPSNAQPKLLLRRTESIVEKLLTNWMSICLYGFLRESVGQPLFLMVSALKEQISKGPVDAVTEKAVYTLNEDWLLWQAQGFSFSLLKLKVLFAVGTEGEVSEPLEVNVLTCDTIDQVKDKILQTFQHKFGFRYTQQLRDIGIEYIKEGSYVPLEEIDESSEVQGEVTMLNTLKHYEIPDGASIKVITKKVHAPLSPQTSLKDDQNFTTKYFHLIDPDIYTDQSEHPERKKLKLKEIYLTKLLSTKVAVHSFVEMLFRSIWGMPNNRAPSAVKYFFDFLDSQAEKKKIMDPDVLHIWKTNSLPLRFWVNILKNPNFVFSDLEKTPHLDGCLSVIAQAFMDSFSLTDHQLDKHAPTNKLLYAKDIPQYKQEVKTYYKLVRDQPQVSRQDFKVFLQEESKKHENEFNEPAALRELYKYMERNFSEIEQLLEQKDASCGLKEEMHHVKELFESVKRSAWI, from the exons ATGAGGACTGCTTTACTCGGAATATTTATTCTCCTGAAAGGAGCAATTTGCGCGTTTGAGTACAACTTTAACGGCGTGATCAGACACTTTGCTGTGGGAAACGGTAAGGTGTTTGTTGCTACAGACTCTCAGCTCCACCAGATGCGGCACGATCTAGTGGAGGAAAAGGTTAAAGACATATCAAACACCACGCACCCGAACGCAGTGAACATCTTGTTGCCTTTCGAGGCGAACGGAACTCTGATCACCTGCGGCACTTCAGACTGCGGCTACTGCGAGGTCCTGAACATCACCGACATAACCCGCACTATCTACAGGGAGACTGACCTGCCGGTGGGACCGCATGTGAACGAATCATCCGTTGCGTTCCTGGTTGATTATACTACAGGCAACAGTAAAGGCACGTACATGTTGGTGGGGAGAGAGGATCATGATAAAAAGCCGAAGTCAGGAGCGTGTGCAGTTGATTCCGGTGTGTTATTGCGCAACACTCTCCAAACTCAGCCAGGTGAAATATTTTCTAAAGGAAGCTCAGTTCCGACTGACGCCTACATTAAAATCCCTGATGTTAAGTGGGTGGACGGTTTCCAGGTATCCTCACAGTTTCAGTCCTACCTCTTCGCTAACAATATTTCAAGCGGCGAaacaaaagtgtttttcttAAAGATGGATAAccgagagagaaaaacagaaattacaAAATCTCTGAAAGTTGCTGCTTTACACTGCTGTGAGGACCTAGATCGCCAAAAACTTGTGTCCTCTGCCTTCATCTGGTCTGACTCTTCTCTTTTATGGATGGGAATATTCACTGCAGAAAGTCCACACCACCCTGAGAACACTGCTCTGGCTATTTACAACATTACTGACAGCAGACCAGAGAATCCTCCTGCACAAATCACATGTAACCCATCATGTGGCCAACAG GATACAAGCGCTGTTGTAAACCCACTTGCTGTGGTGTTCAAACACAGTTCAATGACATCTGTGGCAGCAAAAAGGAAAGGTTCTTGGATTGTGCTGTACATTGGAACTGCAAATGGCCAACTGATAAAG CTTGTGCTGGACACAGATTACAGATCTGGCTGTGCAAAAGTGCTATACAGATCTGATGATGACAGGATGGTGTTTCCCAAAATGTACTTTGACCCAGTGGAACATAATTACATCTACATAGCTTTGAGAAATCAG attaAACGTGTTGCAGTGACTCAGTGTGGTACGTATGACACTTTTAGAACCTGCATTGGCAGCATGGACCCTTTCTGTGGCTGGTGTGGGGTCACAAACAG ATGCTGTATGCAGGAGGAGTGTAAACAGTCACCTTGGATCTCCATTTCTAAAGACTCTAAAGAGCTGATTTCCTTTCGGGTGGCTATGATCCCTGGACAG ATTAGTCTGAATCTACACCTCCACCTGGACACCACAGAAAGTCTTCCCTTAACATGTACATTCAAGGCAGGAATTGTGGATCTGTGTAATACGTCTGGGCCAGTTGCACATGTTCCCAGTTGCTCCTGCAGTTTCCCTGAAAAGCACCTGTCTTCTGATA GACTCAAAGTTACAGTGACAGTCACTATCAGTAGTCAGACCTTCACAGAGAGCCTGACACTGAGGAGCTGCCCAAACATCACAGAGAATACGCCGTCAGATGCTCA gtGTGTAGCCTGTGTCTCAGCTGGGTGTTATTGGGACAGCAGTAGCAGGAAGTGTACCTGGAATTCTGTATCTGCActgtacgtacacacacag GACATATGCAAGGAGTCTTCCTCTGAGAGAAACTACATG CCAGAGATCCTGTCTCTATGGCCTAATGAAGTCTCCTTTCATGGAAAAAACAATGCAGTGATAAAGGGGAAAAATCTGGAACTGGTTGTGAAAATTCGCTTCCAAGGTTTTATGGACTGCAGTTTAAAGGA GACACCAGTGTTGGAGCGCTCTAATGACACACTGAAGTTCCATATTCCCAGTGGAAACAAAGAAACcgtgagggtgtgtgtggtgaCAGCAGATGGACGTTGTCATAGTCATGCCACTGTTACATATAGTTCGCTACCCACCTGTACTGAATTGCGGCCTGGAGTCACCTGGTCCAG TGGTGAGAGGAAGATTCTAGTGTTGGGGAGCCATTTAGAGTTTGTGGATGCAGTCACTATTCTTACATCTTCCAAAGAGATCATACTTAACTCAGACAACAAG ACCTTTTGGTTTCACACTCATAATCAGAGAGAATTGAGAGATGCCGGGCCATTCAGTGTCTCTCTTAGGGTGGGGAACTCATCAGTGGACTGTGTAGGTAATCTCTCTTACCATCCAGACCCAGAATTCACCAGCTTCACTACCTCTAACGTGGTCAATGACGTGCTTGTCAACATACAG aaAAAGGAAGACAAATTGAATTTGAGTGAAGAGGATCTAAAGGTGTGGGGCTTACAGGAAGAAAAGCAGTTTGAGTGTAAAATAGAGAAAGTTAAGTCCAGTGTTGTGATCTGTAAGATTTCAGGAGAAAAGGAAGGTGAAATCAAAGTGGACTCACTCAGG atTGGGCTTGGCAGTGTTACCAAAATTGTACAGATGGCACATGATGGAATGAAGTATCTGTATACTCTTGTCGCATTAATCGTTTTGATTCTTCTTGGTGCTGTTG CTGGAGTATTTATCCACCGTAAGAGCCAGCAGCAGATGAATGCACAAATGAATGAGCATCTGGAAATGCTGGAAAAtgacatcagaaatgtgatcaGACAAG GATTTGTGGATTTGCAGACAGAAAGTTCAGATCTTGTTGAAAATGTTGGCGCCATTCCTTACCTagattataaacattttgcttTGAAAATATTCTTTCCTGAG GGAGGGCCTTTAGCAAACCAGATGATCAAAGAAATTGGCCAG GATGCAGTGAAGGCAGAGATGGATGAGAGATGCCAAGCTTTCTCTGCACTGATTCGAGATCAGACATTCATCACATGCTTTGTCCGTGCTCTGGAGGAGCAGAAGAGCTTCGGCGTAAAGGACAA GTGTACAGTGGCATCCCTGTTGACTGTAGCGCTGCATAGTGACCTGCCATACCTCACGCAGCTGATGGAGAAGTTACTCCAGAGTCTAATGGATCAGCCCAGCAATGCTCAGCCCAAACTCCTGCTGCGTCGTACAGAGTCTATTGTAGAAAAACTTCTCACCAATTGGATGTCCATCTGCCTCTATGGCTTTCTTAGG GAGTCGGTTGGTCAGCCACTCTTTCTGATGGTATCAGCTCTAAAAGAGCAGATTTCTAAAGGGCCAGTAGATGCAGTGACTGAGAAAGCTGTGTACACACTGAATGAAGACTGGCTCCTGTGGCAGGCTCAGGGCTTCAGCTTCAGCCTGCTG AAGCTGAAGGTGCTGTTTGCTGTGGGGACAGAGGGAGAAGTGAGTGAACCACTGGAAGTCAACGTTCTGACATGTGATACAATAGATCAGGTGAAGGACAAAATCCTCCAGACCTTCCAGCACAAGTTTGGCTTCCGATATACTCAACAACTCAGAGACATTGGCATTG AATATATAAAGGAAGGAAGTTATGTGCCACTGGAGGAAATAGATGAAAGCTCAGAGGTGCAGGGGGAGGTGACTATGCTGAACACACTGAAGCATTATGAA ATCCCAGATGGAGCTTCCATTAAAGTAATCACCAAAAAGGTTCATGCCCCTCTTAGTCCACAGACTAGTTTGAAAG ATGATCAGAACTTCACTACAAAGTACTTCCACTTG ATTGACCCAGACATCTACACAGACCAGAGCGAACACCCAGAGAGGAAGAAACTGAAGCTCAAAGAGATTTATCTCACCAAACTACTATCCACTAAG GTGGCAGTGCACTCCTTTGTGGAGATGCTCTTTCGGAGTATCTGGGGAATGCCCAACAACAGAGCTCCCTCAGCAGTGAAATACTTCTTTGATTTCCTCGATTCACAAGCCGAGAAGAAAAAGATCATGGATCCAGATGTTCTTCACATCTGGAAAACAAATAG CCTGCCACTGCGCTTCTGGGTGAACATTTTGAAGAACCCCAACTTTGTGTTTAGTGACCTCGAAAAGACACCTCACCTTGACGGCTGCCTGTCTGTAATAGCTCAAGCCTTCATGGACTCCTTCTCCCTCACAGACCATCAGTTGGATAAG CATGCACCAACCAATAAGCTTCTGTATGCAAAAGACATTCCTCAgtataaacaggaagtgaagacatACTACAAGCTGGTGAGGGATCAGCCTCAGGTCAGCAGGCAGGACTTTAAAGTGTTCCTGCAAGAAGAGTCAAAG AAACATGAGAATGAATTCAATGAACCTGCAGCGCTGCGAGAGCTATACAAGTACATGGAGCGCAATTTCAGTGAG ATTGAACAACTGTTAGAGCAAAAGGATGCATCCTGTGGACTGAAAGAGGAAATGCATCATGTGAAGGAGCTTTTTGAAAGTGTGAAAAGGAGTGCATGGATCTAA